Within the Miscanthus floridulus cultivar M001 chromosome 17, ASM1932011v1, whole genome shotgun sequence genome, the region GCTACTCTCTCAGTTATGAACAGCGAGAGTTTGTGTTATGCAGCATGCCCATTGGTGGTGAATTGTAATCAATGCAACGGGGCAATCACTATCGATGGATATGAGTGGTGGAACTGCGACGGATGCAACATGACCTTTGTAGCTTGTGATTATAGGTACAAGATCTTCGTTCAGCTAGCGGATTCAACAGGTGAGATTTATGCTACTACCTCGCAAGAGGTTGGGGAGGAGATATTTGGTCAGACAGCAAGGGAGCTGTACTTAGTGAAATATGAAAAGCAAGATCATGCCCAGTATAACAAGATCGTGATGGGTGTTCAGAACTGTGAATATCTACTGGAGGTAAAATTGAACCTGGAGGCATTCAGTGATGAAAGTGAAACCCTTCCAATGTTCATCATTGTCAAGGTTGAATCCCTGAATCCTTCAGCTGAAAATCGCCGTCTTGTGTGCCGCACCTCTGTGGGCATGAGAACTGGTTTCTCAGATTTGGAAGCCCGGCTACGTCAGGGCGTGCAGAGCTTCAGCACTGGCAATGCTATCAACGCTGCTGGTGTGCTTGTGCCGTATCTGCTATCAGAAGAGACAGACAACAACTAGAAGAGACAGGCCCTGTAGGAGGGAAGAGGGCTTCAACTGAAGCTGTTCATTTGCCGCTCAGAATGTGATGAGACAGGGTACTGAACTAGAGACTGCACACGTGCAAAGGGTAATCCTACGGTAGGATTCCTACCTACACTCGATTGGAGGCAGTTGTTTATGTGGGGTTAACATTTTTGTGTGATCCAGGGTAGGGTGTCTCAAACACTGAATGTGCTCTAGTTGCATGAACGATCCAATCTGTGTCATGTACTCGTGTGTGTGTCAGTGTGTGTCGTCAGGACAATGCATTGGCTAGTATTCTACTCGGCATTATTGCTGGTGCCAAGTTCTCCTTGGGGCCATGGATTACCTGATATCATGCCAAGTCCTCGAATTGTAATGATAATTGTTGCAAGGTCTCCGTTTAACGTTATGTAACGATTACATCGTGTGCTATTTATGTGTGCAATCCTTGTCTTGTGTTTCAGTGATTGTGTATGTATGGATTCAGGACGCTGCTTGTGTGAACTAGTTATATCATTGATGCTGAATCAGCAGGGTCGGTAGCGGCCTCAGCTCCACCATGCTCGCCGGCTCCCTGAACCACCTATACTTTTCTGGATAAAAAAAATGTTCCATTTTGATCTGGACTTTTGGTGTTAATTCCTGAACCAAATCTCTTTTGGTGGTGAATGCTGCATTTTTGTGGTGTCTGCACCAGAAAAATCAGTCTTGTGGATTGGTTCTGCATTTTGGACATCTTCGATGAGCTGAACGTTTCACTGTTCACAGATCAAACGTTCACTGATCATCTTCGATGAGCTGAACGTTTCACTGTTCACGGATCTGTTATTACTCATCCAAAGTTCACGGATCTGTTTAGGCGTTCAGCTATGCATATATATGTGTGGAATGTGGTTTTTTAATATACATTTCCTCATTAAAACCAGCACATACATAAGACAAGCAAGCTCTGATATGGCAATTGTTATTAGTGGCTAGTAATTTTGATCCAAATAACAGTATCAACCGTTTACAGGCAAGTTACCGTGGAGCCACTCAAATCTCATATTATGTTGTTACAAAACTGGGCTTTGCCCAGCCGACCAACAAGTCTCAAGCCACTGCAAGCAAGCAGCCAAGGCATAAAGGGTCAGACATACTGAACCCCTTCACCCTGGATCACCTCTCCAATGCGATAAGAAGGATTTGCTCCACGGGTCTCTTCAATAGTTCTGTCCGCAGACTCTCTTCCTACCACAAGAACCATTCCGGTGCCCATATTGAACGTTCGCCGCATCTCGGCATCATCAATGTTCCCAGCCTGCAAAATACATAATGATTGTATATGTTAAAAGGTATCTAGACCTAGGCAGAGAGTACATATGCAGCGCATGCAGATGCTGAAAGTCGTAGTTGGATCTCGTGGATCATTTGTTCTTACCTGTTGAAGCCAGCTGAAGACAGGAGGCACTTCCCATGACCCAGTAAAAATTTTGGCACCGAGTCCAGAAGGAAACACTCTTGGAATATTTTCAGTAAAGCCACCACCAGTAATGTGGGCTAGTCCTTTAACACCACCCTTGCTAATAATCTCAAGCACCTTTTCCATTTCAAACAATTTAGATTAAAAGTTCATCAGTAAAAGTCTGAAGGAAACATGAGATATAGATAAGCAAACCCAACCTGCTTAACATAGATAACAGTTGGAGCCACTAGAGCTTCACCAACAGTAGTTGTCATGCGGTTATGCCATCATTTCTTGGGAGCTGGTCACTCAAGGAAAGTCCACTTTTCTCCAATACTCTAGAAAATTAAAGATTTTCAGCCATCGTTAACAAGATACATATAATGTTCAACAATAGGAagagataaaaaaaatatatagataAATTTACTATTACAGATTTGAAACAAGTGGAATTCAAGGTGTAATACCTTCTAACAAGAGAGAATCCGTTAGAATGAACCCCGCTGGAAGGAAGACCTATAAGGTGCTTAACAATGTTATTTCCATCAATGACTTTATCCTTTTCCACAATACCCAAAGCAAAACCACATAGATCATATTCACCCTCTGCATAGAAACCAGGCATTTCTGCTGTCTGTAATGATCAATTATTCAGTAATCAGTTCGACTGTTTTTGGCTTTTCATAAAATTAATGCATATGTGTAATGCTTCAATGTGGATTCATTTAAATTTGTATGGAATTATAAAAGtataaaaagcaaaaaaaaaattgttacACTGATATTATTAATCATGTAGCAAGCACAAACATTAAAAATTCTGTTTCTTAGTAAAGCGAGTTATCCCAAAGAATCCAAATAAATAATCGAGTGAACAATTACAAGATAATAATATGCAGCAATCAAAGACAGTCTGGCAGTGCAAGACATTTGATCCATtcatattgtcgggttcataaacccggggtccatcatggacctgcttcccagcaaaagatcGGTCCAACAGGCGACGTTGTGAACGACGCGTAACTCCTttgccggcccaaaaacctaacgacaggccagaagggcgatccaatatCTGACCGGAacgcctagccaaggaggaacgacgctcgcttccgactctggcccgcctctccgaccggaaggcctggccaaggaggaacgacgctcgcttccgactccggcccgcctctccgaccggaaggcctagccaagaagaaacgacgctcgcttctctgaccggaaggcctggccaatgccacttccgactctgacccgcgtctccgaccagggatgcaccgaacctctgcttacatctcttctccgactggcgcagtcggagccgaccggggacgcccgctcggtgagtaCCCAGAAAACGGGCagagcaagtaaggtagggcgctcaagtcaatcgcaataccaaggaccgtaccctgtacacctgcaaaacagggacatgtcagaagggtgccctgccaccTTTCAGGCatatcagaacccaagcagtgttgtgagcGCCGAcgtttgtcctacagtgttgtgggcgccatcaattcccataccatgtgaacacggtaaaaccccccacatgcctctgggcgtcaacagtgttgtgggcgctgtcatctgccatacatggtgaatacggtaaaacctaCCACATGCGTctaacataaacagtattgtggacgtctacaatcatcttgtacctgacggcgtgggcaacaagacttaatagcatacgtacactctctctctctctctccctatctcacttgtaaggtcatccccttcatctataaaagaggatgcgctctctcccaagaaaaACAACTCCAATGACTCTCGGACGATCCGAACAACAAATgatcgattcaccctctgctagctttaaacactctaaagctacacagagcacacgctcgaatacttagcgcacgtaggagctcccgtcactctcggcccttcggtccggagtccgaccggacctcttgcaccccacaTCTTTctctgatggataagtctcatgtgtggctggtgtttgtggggctgtgctgctcacatggtccttgtggctgtttttctgtttttaggacagcatcttagactaaagGACAGCAttttagaggacagcatcttagactagaggacaacatcttagctaggacagcatattagcatcttagactagcatcttagactagcatcttggcatatgcttggctgactagcagcctataaatatgtaaccccaacccctcaggttggtatggcatttgtgtgagtttgtgtgagaaatagacaagaaaattgccccaactcctagtgtcatcctctctcgatgagagtaagaattctcctactaccaagagtgagaattcagcgactaacattccccctctcgtttataaccccacagcaaacttcgagcacctgggctcaggaataaagtcatcgaccgactcaaactggacgtagggcacgttgcctgaaccagtataaaccacgtgtcattgagtgctaggccacgtccgatcataacgtacggcaaaactataaatatttacgtgttggtcattttCCGCACCGACACATATACAACTACTGTGACTTATGACAATAATACTGCAGGGTTGAATTGCTAAGTCATGGTAATTTAATCAAGAATCTTACCTCCCCTCCTAGGAGAGCAAAACCTGATAGCTTTTTTTGCTTTTTATATTCAGGACAACCTGATTGTTGGCACCCAACCTTAATCCCCTTGATAACCTAAATAATTTGTAAAGTGCTTATGGGCATAATTGAAATGTTCCATGAGCCAAAGACCAAGAAAATAAGTATGAGAAGGACAAAatttactttaataaagtttCAGTACCTTCTCTGCAACATCAACATCAAGCTTACTCGTTGCATAGTAATCTAGGAAGAACAGCGGTCTTGCACCTGAAGTTATGATGTCATTGACGCACATTGCCACCTGTCGTAATTACCTAAATCCATTCAGTCAACTTGCAACAGAGATAAGGAAAACAGCGTGCATCGAAGCTAATCTCTCATACCAGGTCAATGCCAACTGTATCATGAATACCAGTTTCGAAAGCAAGCTTCagctttcagcctgttcgtttcggctgaattggcttataagcctcagctaaaagtactgctggctggtttgaggtgagagaaaaacactgttcaagcCGTAGATTATAAGCCAGTACAAGCAAATAAGCCGAAAGGAACAGGCTGTTTGTCCCCACTCCGTCAGCGGTAGCAGCAAGGTAGTCGTCCCCTGTTCAGAATTTCAGATAAAGGAACAGGAAAGCAAAATTTCAGAAAGTGAGCGCAAGGATCATCGAGTAAGCAGCAGCAAATGAACCATCCAACTACATGTTTGTTTCAACACAAACCAAAAAAAACATCGAACCTCATGTTGCATTGCACACATCTACAATTGTCGCACTGACATATCTTGAGCAAACAACAAGTACATTAAATTTGCACCTTTCACCAGCTAAAACTGAGAATTAACTTACACCTATGCACCCAACAAGGTGTTCATCATCACCACAACCGTTTTTCAGTCTTCACCCAACATATTTTTGCCTACTCCCTACTCGAGTTGCAATTGCAAATTGTGCCACATGTAGAAAGTAAGAACCCTCAGAAAAAGGCTGCTTCTTCTTTTACCCCCAAAAAGGTGGATAATTAAGTTACTGAAGTTGAAGTGATGCCATGCCAGTGCATTACCCAATGCGAAGAGACCGCTGAAGCCGCCAATCCCGGGTGTCATCCTGGCGATGCGGCGCACAAACTCGTTGCCGGCGTCGACGTTCACGCCGGCATCCTTGTACGTCAGTCTCCCCTCCCCGCCAGAGCTGCTGCTGGTGCTCGAGCTGCGGCAGGACACGGACGCGCGCCGCGTCCCCGCAGGAAGCCTGCCCGAAGTAGAGGCGACGCGTCTGTGGAAGACCCCGGCGAGCCGCGCGGGAGGGGGCAGCGGCGGCCGGAGAGCCTATTGGCCCGCGGAGGAAGTGGAGGACATGATCGGCGGCGGCCATGGGTATGGGAGGGGATGGGCGTCGGGAAGAGCTTTGCTGGAGGCGACGGGCGGCGGCAAAGAGCGCGGCTCTGGGCAGCCGAGCGAGCGGCGACGGACGGCGGTGGCGCGGCGCCCCTGCCCTAATCGGCCAAGTGGCAAGTgcgaccgaattttttactattcgttcattttttcgaaagtttctcacaaataggcCCCTGCCGGAAAGAATTCTGAAAATAGActcttggctcggcgccagagtgactggcgccgagctcggcgctaaaATGGACTCTTGGCTcgacgccagagtgactggcgccgagctcggcgccacggtcaccagcgccgagctcctgggcacagaGAAATGGCCtaccagggggctcggcgccagagtaactggcaccgagctcggcgccgtagatcttggcgccaagctcggctcactctggcgccgagctcggaaatATCTGCCGccgctccacctttcttcttctccctctcgccCTAGCCTTCCCTGCTCGCGCCGTCGCCGCTCCACCGTCGCGTccacgccctccaccgcgcccgcgccacaccagcgcccacgcccgcgccaccgctgctgctccggcggccgagcccgcgccctcgccgcgccGCGTTGTCTCTGCTGCTCCGACGGCcgagcccgcgccctcgccgcCGCTGCTGTTCCCTCGCCCAAGCCCGCACCGTGCCACCGTGCCCTCGCGCCGTTGCCTATGGTTGGCTGCAGCGCCGCGCCGCCACGTCCTCCACCATCGTCCTCGCCTTGGTCTTCAccggcggcctcggcctcgccccgccttgccccccTCCACCGCCGACGTGCCTCCCGCACCCATCGAGCTGGTctcgccgcgcggagcgccgggcaccccgcggtcgccgcgcgccacctctgtcgtCGGCCACGCCACCGCGGGCCCGGATCttcgccttgacctacgcccatcgtccgccgacccggaaaggtaaaaattatgaatatgcaatgtacctatttagttggtgtttgttatttactagttactaTGATGACTcagttagttgatttagtgagatatatatatatagatagatagaaacatagatacatttaTAAATAGacatagttagatagctacttagatatgtaattatatttgtagttaactacatatgatctagctatttagtgagtacactataaatatatacgtagttattatcttgattacttagtttatagttagaaagtacttgttaggtaatatctatcgtctaatttggactaaaggacatgtgtttcgttacgttttttaaatagatggacaacctagtgaccatatattatAGAGGCACAGTTGAAAGcaatcgctatggatatgttgagtttcttgacatgcaaagtgtgcctatgctattcaatgataggccttcatttagtgagatagttgcaagggctcgggaggagctgcattgctttggagatgatgacattgcagttgatggtgtactgcacataggttgtcctccgaacatattcagacgaatgatctcaattggttgtgcggatcagtaggagaactatgtgagattggctatgaagagccagctgcaatgtttggacgtggttgtgcgtcgggtgttagttgatccaattcctcatgggtttaccccagcaatggatcatctagcacacatcgaccctctcatttcggaaccttacctgcatgtgcagattgcgcctacggttcctgatgctcaatctgccctcaatgcggtatttggagatggttgtcatactctTGTTTTCGTgacagatcctccttatgagatccttttgacacagaatcatccgagtaagtgtcttaaccgcatagtTTTTAGGAGCTTatcccgttccttacatctatttctttcattctttcctcatttctgtaatgacgttgtaggagacattcctgagaatatggatgtgccccatattgctgcgcaagtgcactttggagttggattt harbors:
- the LOC136518880 gene encoding replication factor A protein 1-like, with product MMAAAAQLTPGAVAAIAEQIDGMGTLQPVLQVVDVQSMLGTASRFRLVLSDGVYTLQSMLGTADNPRVRDGSIRKGSIIRLLEFTCSTIQNRRIIVVLKLDILQSEHDIIGNSKPFEMKNVPKEQCPGTTTSVNQGMVAEIPWKTVTEIRNSLGYLVKTELFTVKATLSVMNSESLCYAACPLVVNCNQCNGAITIDGYEWWNCDGCNMTFVACDYRYKIFVQLADSTGEIYATTSQEVGEEIFGQTARELYLVKYEKQDHAQYNKIVMGVQNCEYLLEVKLNLEAFSDESETLPMFIIVKVESLNPSAENRRLVCRTSVGMRTGFSDLEARLRQGVQSFSTGNAINAAGVLVPYLLSEETDNN